The DNA sequence AGCAAATTATGATATAGCTTTACATCATTTTGAAGATAATAGAAATAATAGTACAGGTACAACAGTAGCAGATGGGATACCAGACAATACAATTACAAAAAGAATTTGTGAAGAAGCTTCTACAAAATTGAGTATTGGATTATATGATTATACAACTAATGCTGCAATTACTTATCCAGCATCGACTAATAATTATACAATAAATTACAAAAAAGAAGTAATAATACCAGGAGATGGTGGAAATATAAAAGATATGGTATTCGAAATTGTGTATACTGAAAATATAAATACAGATGCATCAAAAAAAATATCTGCATATAACCCAGGCACAATAACAGTTACATACCAAAACTAAGGAGATGTTTAAAATGGAAAAATTAAAAAATCATATGGAATATTTAGTAAATGAAGAATTAGAACGATATTTAGGTACTCAAGAAGGAATTTGTAAATGTGAAAAATGTAAATTGGATATGAAAGCGTATGCTTTAAATTTATTACCAGCGTATTATATTGTATCTGAAAAAGGTTATGTTTATAGTAAAATAAGTGAAATGAGGCAACAATTTAAAGTGGATGTAATAAAAGCAGTAGTTGAAGCTGTGGAAAAAATTTCTGAAAATCCAAGACATAAATAAGGGGGACAAGTGATGTTTAAAGACAAGATAGAGGGGAGTATCGATGTTGGGTCTGGAATGATTAAGGGGATATCAATAAAAAAAGGGGAAATAGAAAATATTAGTTCTGAAAGACTGCCAATGGGGGCTGTGGTAAGTGGAAATATAGAAGATAGTTTATCAATAGTAGATAAATTAAAAACAATAGTTGAACGACTGAGCTTAAAAAATAAAAAAGTAGTGGTATCACTTCCTATACAAAATTTTGTGATAAAATTTTTAGAAATACCAGAAATGGAAGAGGAAGCAAAGCTTCCATTTATAGAGGGTGAATTAGATGAAATTGTTCCAAATTTTTCAGGTGAAGATTTTATAACTAATTATTATAGTTTAGAATTCAAAAATAACAATGAAAAAGTAATGGTAGTAACAATAAAAAAAGAAAAAATAAATGATATAATAGAAATATTAACATCAGTAAAATTAAAACCAATAAAGATAATTCCTGATTTTTTATCATTGTTTAATTTGGAACAAATTCAAAAACATAAAATAATAGAAGATACAAAAGGTGCAAGTATAATGACAATTGATATTGGGGCTGAAGCTACAAAAATTTTTATTGAAAATGATGGAATTATAAAAATGCAAAGATTAATAGCAATTGGTGGGAATGATTT is a window from the Haliovirga abyssi genome containing:
- a CDS encoding late competence development ComFB family protein → MEKLKNHMEYLVNEELERYLGTQEGICKCEKCKLDMKAYALNLLPAYYIVSEKGYVYSKISEMRQQFKVDVIKAVVEAVEKISENPRHK
- the pilM gene encoding pilus assembly protein PilM; its protein translation is MFKDKIEGSIDVGSGMIKGISIKKGEIENISSERLPMGAVVSGNIEDSLSIVDKLKTIVERLSLKNKKVVVSLPIQNFVIKFLEIPEMEEEAKLPFIEGELDEIVPNFSGEDFITNYYSLEFKNNNEKVMVVTIKKEKINDIIEILTSVKLKPIKIIPDFLSLFNLEQIQKHKIIEDTKGASIMTIDIGAEATKIFIENDGIIKMQRLIAIGGNDFSDIVQREKSVDYDEAEQYKKELEVFEDEEVNDEFYVQDDIEKEISNLVEELGEQIERTIEFYKMQEGLLGVDGIIISGGGTLLKGLKLVIEKKIVQEFNEMKTEQYFMKIKDKIAGEDIAIYDIALGNIVEEVI